The following proteins are encoded in a genomic region of Candidatus Dechloromonas phosphoritropha:
- the prsR gene encoding PEP-CTERM-box response regulator transcription factor, producing MTDEKPRALLIVEDDLALQKQLRWSFDKFDALTASDRESALIQVHRHNPAVVTMDLGLPPHADSVSEGFLLLEQILATAPDTKVIVLTGQNDQVNALRAIALGAYDFFAKPFEPQLLTLTIDRAFRLFDLQQENRRLQALHQPAALAGLLTRDRDMLSACRTIEKVANTNATVLLLGESGTGKEVLARGLHEASPRRGARFVAINCAAIPDNLLESELFGYEKGAFTGACKTTQGKIESASGGTLMLDEIGDLPLALQAKLLRFLQERVVERLGGRQEIPVDVRIVGATHQDLKALIKEGLFREDLYYRLAEIVVTIPPLRARKGDPALLAHVFVRRFAAEYHRANISLSEDAVRASEAYGWPGNVRELENCIKRAVIMAEGQQITRADLDLDVAADDGDGYIDLRHVRDAAERGAVVTALGRANGNVGRAAELLGISRPTLYDMMHRLGLK from the coding sequence GTGACCGACGAGAAGCCACGTGCCCTGCTGATTGTTGAAGATGACCTGGCGTTGCAGAAGCAACTGCGCTGGTCTTTCGACAAGTTCGACGCGTTGACCGCAAGCGACCGTGAGAGCGCCCTGATCCAGGTTCACCGCCACAATCCGGCGGTCGTGACCATGGACCTCGGACTGCCACCCCACGCGGATTCGGTATCCGAGGGGTTTTTGTTGCTTGAACAGATTCTTGCCACCGCCCCCGATACGAAAGTCATCGTGCTTACCGGCCAGAACGATCAGGTAAACGCATTGCGCGCAATTGCGCTGGGCGCCTACGACTTCTTCGCCAAGCCGTTCGAACCCCAACTCCTGACACTGACGATAGATCGCGCCTTCAGACTGTTCGACCTGCAGCAGGAAAACCGGCGACTTCAGGCCTTGCACCAGCCAGCTGCGCTCGCCGGCCTGCTGACCCGGGACAGAGACATGCTGAGCGCCTGCCGGACAATCGAAAAGGTTGCAAATACCAATGCAACTGTCCTCCTGCTGGGCGAGAGCGGTACCGGCAAGGAGGTTCTCGCGCGTGGGCTGCACGAAGCGTCGCCCCGTAGGGGAGCGCGCTTTGTGGCAATCAACTGCGCTGCGATTCCGGACAATCTTCTTGAAAGCGAATTGTTCGGCTACGAAAAGGGCGCATTCACCGGTGCCTGCAAGACGACCCAAGGCAAGATCGAATCAGCCAGTGGCGGAACGCTGATGCTGGACGAAATCGGCGACCTGCCCCTGGCGTTGCAGGCGAAACTGTTGCGTTTCTTGCAGGAGCGAGTCGTGGAACGACTTGGCGGACGCCAGGAGATTCCTGTCGACGTCCGCATCGTCGGCGCCACGCATCAGGATCTGAAAGCGCTGATCAAGGAAGGGCTTTTTCGCGAAGACCTGTACTATCGGCTGGCCGAGATTGTCGTTACCATTCCCCCGCTGCGTGCCCGAAAGGGTGATCCTGCCCTCCTCGCCCACGTGTTCGTCCGCCGCTTCGCAGCTGAATACCATCGTGCAAACATCAGCCTGTCGGAAGATGCCGTGCGGGCAAGCGAAGCTTATGGCTGGCCTGGAAATGTCCGCGAGCTGGAGAACTGCATCAAGCGCGCGGTTATCATGGCTGAAGGCCAACAAATCACCCGCGCAGATCTCGACTTGGACGTGGCGGCAGATGATGGTGACGGCTACATCGATCTACGCCACGTTCGCGATGCGGCCGAGAGGGGCGCCGTAGTCACTGCGCTCGGTAGAGCGAACGGTAATGTGGGGCGTGCCGCCGAGTTGCTGGGAATCAGCCGCCCGACCCTATATGACATGATGCATCGCCTGGGACTCAAATAG
- a CDS encoding TIGR03013 family PEP-CTERM/XrtA system glycosyltransferase, with product MNRMFSYWLYWRPLAQALFDSAFIVVVAVIALEWARSGLPINQKQVVLFALIYLVVAVLITALLGVNQRINPRTTIGPRTQILFSVYLSFPIAYLIDVLLFVRFDRELLYLSIMAAVFGVLVSRIGSLGSRDSELAKRRILVFGTGSKAIEVRDALRKSDKNTVIVGFFPGPNENDSIIQGNRLIAQGGDLLDAAISLETDEIVIALSERRGGSMPMRELLDCRLNGIRVLDLASHFEKTLGQIRLDSLYAGWLIFGEGFSQGVVRSVVKRIFDIIASLILLIIGAPVMVVTALLIGLETGTPLLYRQERVGHNGRLFSVIKFRSMRQDAEKHGKPVWATSSDDRVTKIGRIIRKLRIDELPQLYCVLKGDMSLVGPRPERPFFVDQLIREIPFYAVRHSVKPGLTGWAQVCYHYGASAEDAAVKLQYDLYYVKNHSLFLDLVVLLETVGVVLTGKGAQ from the coding sequence ATGAACCGAATGTTCAGTTACTGGCTGTACTGGCGACCTCTCGCTCAAGCGCTTTTTGATTCAGCGTTCATCGTTGTCGTTGCGGTCATTGCGCTAGAGTGGGCTCGCAGCGGCTTGCCAATAAATCAAAAACAGGTCGTTCTGTTCGCTCTGATTTATTTGGTTGTCGCCGTGTTGATTACCGCACTGCTGGGCGTCAATCAACGCATCAACCCACGGACGACCATTGGGCCGCGAACCCAAATACTCTTCTCGGTCTATCTTTCATTTCCGATTGCCTATCTCATCGATGTTCTGCTATTCGTCCGGTTCGATCGAGAATTGCTCTACCTTTCCATCATGGCAGCGGTGTTCGGGGTACTTGTCTCACGTATCGGAAGTTTAGGCTCGCGCGATTCGGAACTCGCCAAACGGCGAATACTGGTTTTTGGAACAGGCTCCAAGGCAATTGAAGTCAGGGACGCGCTCAGGAAATCGGACAAGAATACCGTTATCGTCGGCTTTTTTCCGGGACCCAATGAAAACGACTCGATCATTCAAGGCAACCGGCTAATTGCGCAGGGCGGTGATCTGCTCGACGCCGCAATCTCCCTGGAAACTGATGAAATTGTCATCGCCTTGTCTGAACGACGCGGAGGTTCCATGCCTATGCGTGAACTTCTGGATTGCCGCCTGAATGGAATCCGCGTTCTCGACCTGGCCAGTCATTTCGAGAAGACGCTTGGCCAGATCCGCCTGGACTCCCTTTACGCTGGCTGGCTAATTTTCGGTGAGGGCTTCAGTCAAGGCGTCGTTCGCTCAGTCGTGAAGCGAATCTTTGACATTATTGCCTCGCTCATTCTGCTAATCATCGGGGCGCCGGTGATGGTTGTCACCGCATTGCTGATCGGGCTGGAAACCGGCACCCCGCTCCTCTATCGGCAGGAACGAGTTGGGCATAACGGACGTCTATTCAGTGTCATCAAGTTCCGCAGCATGCGTCAGGACGCCGAGAAGCATGGAAAGCCTGTCTGGGCGACATCATCTGATGATCGCGTGACAAAGATTGGACGCATCATCCGCAAACTGCGCATCGACGAACTGCCACAACTGTACTGCGTCCTCAAAGGTGACATGAGTCTTGTTGGCCCGCGCCCGGAACGGCCCTTCTTTGTCGATCAACTGATCCGGGAGATACCGTTCTACGCGGTCAGGCACAGCGTCAAGCCCGGGTTGACCGGCTGGGCCCAAGTTTGTTATCACTATGGGGCATCCGCCGAGGACGCAGCGGTGAAACTGCAGTACGACCTATACTACGTGAAAAACCACTCCCTGTTCCTTGACCTCGTCGTGCTCCTCGAAACGGTCGGAGTTGTACTAACAGGCAAAGGTGCGCAATAA
- a CDS encoding acyl carrier protein, protein MNTENEVLSLLDEILSLNGRSAEFSINTPLLGAIPELDSMAVVALITGLEERFGFSVDDDEIEGSTFATVGSLIEFVDGKLAS, encoded by the coding sequence TTGAATACCGAAAATGAAGTATTGTCCCTTCTGGACGAAATCCTGAGTCTGAATGGCCGCTCTGCGGAATTCTCCATCAATACGCCGCTATTGGGTGCGATACCGGAACTGGATTCGATGGCCGTAGTCGCGCTGATTACCGGACTGGAGGAGCGCTTCGGTTTTTCCGTTGATGACGACGAAATCGAAGGGAGTACGTTCGCTACGGTTGGTTCACTGATCGAGTTTGTTGACGGCAAACTGGCCAGCTAG
- a CDS encoding 2-oxoglutarate dehydrogenase, with protein sequence MDIASTFSMDAYGKPRIGNSPQELYAFGHRIRETEKLILDLFSRGLVSGTTHTCLGQEICQMSVVRALNHPDDYVLSNHRNHGHFLAYSGDFLGLVAEIMGRRAGVCGGYGGSQHLARRNFHSNGVQAGMTGIGVGLAAALKSRSSQGIVAIIIGDGTLGEGMLYESMNLAAIWQVSVLFVVEHNGIAQTTYTRNTIGGDIVQRGLAFGLSAWRLSDRDCDFSAQVARVVQDIRESRGPGMLVIDTGRMGPHSKGDDLRESGERAELLANDPLAKLGASCSADEREQIESSCRSYLAEIERSALDSPRAQFDFVPEHTFRPVLEIDSPVADASAANVRLALNDALQKLLEYNEDVVLLGEDLHDPYGGAFKVTVGLSEKYAGRVISTPISEAGITGAGIGLAMAGKKPIVEIMFADFLTLCMDQIYNHAVKFPGMFADSAVPMVIRAPCGGRRGYGPTHSQSLENLFVSVPGLTVVFGSHRHKIGQMLIDATVCWPNPTLFLEHKLLYAEKLDPAGYAEIDPEPGDLGAELFPTLRSRGPDPDVTLVSYGGMLPVAERAAGILEESEELFVEIIAPALLAPLPRLTLLKALLHRPRILVVEEAHHHFGFSAEVLAMLAENGYHGKVARLGTAPVPIASARSLESAQLPDENAIVAAVLDIL encoded by the coding sequence ATGGATATTGCCTCGACTTTCAGCATGGACGCTTACGGTAAGCCCCGCATTGGCAATTCTCCCCAAGAACTGTATGCGTTCGGACACCGGATTCGTGAGACCGAGAAGCTGATACTCGATCTTTTTTCACGGGGACTGGTTTCTGGGACGACGCATACTTGCCTGGGTCAGGAAATCTGTCAGATGTCTGTCGTTCGGGCGCTGAACCATCCGGATGATTACGTCCTTTCCAATCACCGGAATCACGGGCATTTCCTGGCTTATTCGGGTGATTTTCTCGGTCTTGTCGCCGAGATCATGGGGCGCCGGGCTGGAGTCTGTGGCGGGTATGGCGGTAGCCAGCATCTGGCCCGTCGGAATTTCCACAGTAATGGCGTCCAGGCGGGCATGACGGGGATTGGCGTCGGACTTGCCGCCGCCTTGAAGTCCCGATCAAGCCAAGGGATCGTTGCAATCATCATTGGCGACGGCACTCTGGGAGAGGGTATGCTTTACGAGAGCATGAATCTGGCGGCGATCTGGCAGGTTTCGGTTCTTTTCGTGGTTGAGCACAACGGTATAGCCCAGACAACCTATACTCGGAACACGATCGGGGGCGATATTGTTCAGCGCGGCCTCGCATTTGGCCTCTCCGCCTGGCGCCTCAGCGATCGCGATTGTGATTTCTCCGCGCAGGTCGCGCGGGTGGTGCAGGATATACGCGAGAGTCGTGGCCCCGGGATGCTGGTCATCGACACAGGGAGAATGGGCCCGCATAGCAAAGGCGATGACCTTCGTGAATCCGGCGAGCGTGCGGAACTCCTGGCCAACGATCCGCTGGCGAAGCTTGGCGCCAGTTGCTCGGCCGATGAACGCGAACAGATCGAGTCGTCGTGCCGGTCGTATCTTGCCGAGATCGAAAGGTCCGCGCTGGACTCTCCGCGCGCACAGTTTGATTTTGTTCCCGAGCATACCTTCAGGCCCGTATTGGAGATTGATTCCCCGGTTGCGGATGCGTCCGCCGCCAATGTTCGTCTGGCGTTGAACGACGCATTGCAAAAGCTTCTTGAGTATAATGAAGACGTGGTGTTGCTGGGAGAGGACTTGCACGACCCCTACGGAGGCGCATTCAAGGTCACTGTCGGTCTCTCCGAGAAATACGCGGGCCGCGTAATTTCCACGCCAATTAGTGAAGCCGGAATCACGGGGGCAGGCATCGGGCTGGCGATGGCGGGCAAGAAGCCCATCGTCGAGATCATGTTTGCTGACTTTCTGACCCTTTGCATGGATCAGATCTATAACCACGCAGTGAAATTCCCGGGCATGTTTGCCGACTCCGCCGTGCCGATGGTAATACGTGCTCCGTGTGGCGGCCGCAGAGGATACGGACCGACACACAGCCAGAGTCTGGAAAATCTTTTTGTATCCGTTCCCGGGTTGACCGTAGTCTTCGGAAGTCACCGCCACAAAATCGGCCAGATGCTGATCGATGCTACGGTTTGCTGGCCAAATCCGACGCTATTCCTCGAGCATAAGCTGCTTTACGCCGAGAAACTGGATCCCGCCGGATACGCGGAAATCGACCCGGAACCCGGTGATCTCGGCGCGGAATTGTTCCCGACGCTGCGAAGTCGAGGCCCGGATCCGGACGTCACGCTGGTTTCGTACGGTGGCATGTTGCCGGTTGCGGAAAGGGCGGCAGGGATTCTGGAGGAAAGCGAGGAGTTGTTCGTGGAAATCATTGCGCCGGCGCTCTTGGCTCCGCTACCGCGGCTGACGCTATTGAAGGCTCTGCTTCATCGCCCGAGAATCCTTGTTGTCGAAGAAGCGCATCATCATTTCGGATTCAGTGCTGAAGTGCTGGCGATGCTCGCGGAGAACGGATATCACGGCAAAGTCGCCCGTTTGGGCACTGCGCCGGTGCCAATTGCGTCCGCGCGTAGCCTGGAAAGCGCACAACTCCCGGATGAAAATGCGATCGTAGCGGCAGTCCTGGATATTCTCTAG
- a CDS encoding pyridoxal-dependent decarboxylase, exosortase A system-associated produces the protein MSVSDRPIPVHAPMNQFATADGQLLVGGITLQRLAARVGQTPFYAYDQKLLRSRVAELRSALPKNIQLHYAMKANPMPALVGVMAGLVDGIDVASGGELKVALDAGVDPAEISFAGPGKRRGELAQAVAAGVLINIESFREVKELAPIAAELDLPARVAVRVNPDFELKGSGMKMGGGPKQFGVDAEQVPELLGEIGRAGLAFEGFHLFAGSQNLRAESICEAQQKSYELALRLAADAPAPVRFLNFGGGFGIPYFPGEQRLDLAAIGENLDRLVQRVRRDMPDAHLVIELGRYLVGEAGIYVAKVVDRKVSRGQVFLVVDGGLNHHLSASGNFGQVIRKNYPVTIGNRMATDQRETASVVGPLCTPLDLLADRMELAVAQPGDLVVIFQSGAYGASASPHGFLGHPAAVEVLV, from the coding sequence ATGTCCGTTTCAGATCGCCCAATTCCGGTTCACGCTCCAATGAATCAGTTCGCCACTGCCGATGGCCAGCTTCTGGTTGGTGGCATCACCCTGCAACGCCTCGCGGCCCGGGTCGGCCAGACGCCCTTCTATGCCTATGACCAGAAGTTATTGAGATCTCGCGTCGCTGAGTTGCGCTCGGCACTGCCGAAGAACATCCAGCTGCACTATGCGATGAAAGCCAACCCGATGCCGGCACTGGTCGGTGTCATGGCCGGTCTGGTCGATGGCATCGACGTCGCATCTGGTGGCGAGTTGAAGGTTGCGCTCGACGCCGGCGTGGATCCGGCCGAGATCAGCTTTGCAGGTCCCGGCAAGCGCCGCGGTGAGTTGGCCCAGGCTGTGGCAGCCGGCGTCCTGATCAACATCGAGTCTTTCCGCGAAGTCAAAGAACTTGCCCCAATTGCCGCCGAACTTGACCTTCCCGCCCGGGTGGCGGTGCGCGTCAACCCGGATTTCGAGCTCAAAGGCTCGGGAATGAAGATGGGCGGCGGGCCGAAGCAGTTCGGCGTCGATGCGGAACAAGTTCCCGAGTTACTGGGTGAGATCGGGCGTGCGGGTCTGGCTTTTGAAGGTTTCCATCTGTTTGCCGGTTCACAGAACCTGCGCGCAGAATCGATCTGCGAGGCGCAGCAGAAATCGTATGAGTTGGCATTGCGACTGGCCGCCGATGCTCCTGCGCCGGTCCGTTTCCTCAATTTTGGGGGCGGATTTGGAATTCCCTACTTCCCAGGTGAGCAGCGACTTGACCTGGCAGCAATCGGCGAGAATCTCGACCGCCTGGTGCAGCGCGTGAGACGGGATATGCCTGATGCGCATCTGGTCATCGAACTCGGCCGTTATCTGGTCGGCGAGGCCGGAATTTACGTCGCCAAGGTCGTCGACCGCAAGGTTTCACGCGGACAAGTCTTTCTCGTCGTCGATGGTGGCTTGAACCATCACCTGTCGGCTTCAGGCAACTTCGGGCAGGTCATCCGCAAGAACTACCCGGTCACCATCGGCAACCGGATGGCAACGGATCAACGGGAAACCGCTTCCGTGGTCGGACCCTTGTGCACCCCGCTCGACCTCCTCGCCGACCGCATGGAACTTGCAGTTGCCCAACCCGGCGATCTGGTAGTGATCTTCCAGTCCGGCGCCTATGGAGCCAGTGCCAGCCCGCACGGATTTCTCGGGCATCCGGCTGCGGTCGAGGTGCTCGTCTAG
- the prsK gene encoding PEP-CTERM system histidine kinase PrsK, with amino-acid sequence MNIETTSLIAWSMGTAAVSYGLLTVHLITLGQGWRGNRRVQAMMAAVVLAALWAIVGTLFALTGKRILLVSSVLLDTLRYGAWYVFLILLLSPSETHRRIDRILPVWMIPAGWAMVTGSIGVHLAISMGLFQAFQWVRMELLLSLGMVIIVLILLEQVFRNVTDDARWNVKPLCVALLGQFGFDLYLYSDALLFNRIDADAYAIRGFVHALVIPLLLVATIRSRDWRAKIQFSQKAAFHTATLVFAAIYLLLMASLGSYVRFFGGDWGRALQFSLLFISLLFLGVLVFSGSMRAKLRVLVSKHFFRYRYDYREEWLRFTQTLSLQDSHQAIGQQTIRGLANLVESPAGGLWLKEPGQNTFRMTGRWNIPANEVSEDGDSSLCRFLVSRGWVINLEEYRMARGRYAELEMPEWVYRIPNAWLVVPLIVNQEMTGFVILASARTRINVNWEVNDVLRTAGCQAAGFLARMQATEALLEARKFDAFNRMSAFVVHDLKNIVTQLSLMLRNAERHRDNPEFQQDMLMTVEHSVERMRQLMMQLREGATPPGTACGVQLSDVINRVRQSKMKQGRTVEMTISEYLATRGHAERLERVIGHLVQNALDATDEDGRVWVSLKRHGDQVMVEVGDTGLGMTEEFIRDRLFKPFQSTKQAGMGIGAYESAQYIREIGGELQVASQENGGTRVTMILPLFDAGTKSDLHETERA; translated from the coding sequence ATGAATATCGAAACGACATCGCTGATCGCATGGAGCATGGGCACGGCAGCAGTCAGTTACGGACTGCTGACTGTCCATCTCATTACTCTCGGCCAGGGCTGGCGTGGTAACCGGCGCGTCCAGGCAATGATGGCAGCCGTGGTTCTCGCGGCCCTTTGGGCAATCGTCGGCACTCTGTTTGCTCTGACTGGCAAGCGCATTCTTCTTGTATCGAGCGTTCTACTCGATACCCTGCGCTATGGCGCCTGGTATGTCTTCCTGATCCTTCTGCTTTCTCCATCTGAGACACATCGACGCATTGATCGGATCCTTCCCGTCTGGATGATTCCTGCAGGCTGGGCAATGGTGACTGGCAGTATCGGTGTGCATCTGGCGATTTCCATGGGTTTGTTTCAGGCGTTTCAATGGGTGAGGATGGAACTTCTCCTGAGTCTAGGAATGGTCATCATTGTCCTGATCCTTCTGGAACAGGTTTTCCGGAACGTAACCGATGACGCGCGCTGGAATGTCAAGCCTCTGTGCGTGGCCCTGCTCGGGCAGTTCGGCTTCGATCTCTACCTCTATTCGGACGCGCTTTTATTCAACCGGATTGATGCCGACGCTTATGCGATACGCGGATTCGTCCATGCGCTGGTCATCCCGCTACTTCTCGTCGCCACGATCCGTAGCCGTGACTGGCGCGCAAAGATCCAATTTTCTCAGAAGGCCGCGTTCCACACGGCCACGCTTGTGTTTGCGGCTATCTATCTTCTGCTCATGGCTTCCCTCGGTTCTTACGTCCGTTTTTTCGGCGGTGACTGGGGACGTGCTCTGCAGTTCTCGCTGTTGTTCATCTCGCTACTGTTCCTCGGGGTACTGGTTTTCTCGGGCTCAATGCGGGCAAAACTACGTGTTCTTGTGAGCAAGCATTTCTTCAGGTATCGCTACGACTACCGTGAGGAATGGTTGCGCTTTACTCAGACCCTGTCATTACAGGACTCTCACCAAGCCATTGGGCAACAGACCATACGCGGCCTTGCCAACCTGGTCGAGAGCCCGGCAGGCGGCCTGTGGCTCAAGGAACCCGGGCAAAATACCTTCAGGATGACCGGAAGATGGAACATCCCGGCCAATGAAGTCTCCGAAGACGGCGATTCATCTCTCTGCCGCTTCCTCGTCAGCAGGGGCTGGGTCATCAATCTCGAGGAGTATCGGATGGCACGGGGACGCTATGCGGAACTGGAAATGCCCGAGTGGGTATATCGCATTCCAAACGCCTGGCTTGTTGTTCCACTGATTGTCAATCAGGAAATGACCGGCTTCGTGATTCTTGCCAGTGCCCGGACACGCATCAATGTGAATTGGGAAGTGAACGATGTGCTTCGCACCGCTGGCTGCCAGGCAGCAGGTTTTCTGGCGCGGATGCAGGCTACGGAAGCACTCCTCGAAGCCCGGAAATTCGATGCGTTCAACAGAATGTCGGCATTTGTGGTGCATGATCTCAAGAACATCGTTACTCAACTTTCCCTAATGCTGCGCAATGCCGAACGTCACCGGGACAACCCAGAGTTTCAGCAGGACATGCTGATGACGGTGGAGCATTCAGTCGAGCGCATGCGCCAGCTGATGATGCAGCTCCGTGAAGGTGCAACCCCGCCCGGAACGGCATGCGGCGTGCAACTTTCCGATGTCATCAATCGCGTACGGCAGAGTAAAATGAAACAAGGACGCACTGTTGAAATGACGATAAGCGAATACTTGGCAACGCGAGGCCACGCGGAGAGACTGGAGCGTGTCATCGGTCATCTTGTTCAGAATGCGCTGGATGCCACAGATGAAGACGGCAGGGTTTGGGTTTCGCTGAAGCGCCATGGTGACCAGGTGATGGTTGAAGTCGGCGACACGGGGTTAGGAATGACTGAGGAATTCATTCGGGATCGCCTCTTCAAGCCGTTCCAGAGCACAAAACAGGCGGGGATGGGGATCGGCGCCTATGAAAGCGCACAGTACATACGCGAAATAGGTGGCGAATTGCAGGTTGCAAGCCAAGAAAATGGAGGGACGCGGGTAACGATGATTCTTCCCTTGTTCGATGCGGGAACAAAGTCCGACCTGCATGAAACGGAGCGAGCGTGA
- a CDS encoding acyl-CoA ligase (AMP-forming), exosortase A system-associated: protein MRDSALLPELISLAADRDSAAPALTYGKSTWNYGQLHDAVAGLAGGLLALGIERGERVAIYLEKRFETVIASFGAPAAGAVFVPLNPLLKPEQVGYILRDCDVRVLVTSPERLDLLRSTLPACHDLRHVVVVDSGESSPLVGAQNAHRWSEMLEHPLVACHRTIDTDILGILYTSGSTGKPKGVVLSHRNMVAGAKSVASYLENHAGDTLLAALPLSFDAGFSQLTTAFHVGARVVLLNYLLPRDVLKAIVREKVTGLTAVPPLYIQLTQLEWLPEITEHLRYFANTGGRMPLETLAALRRHLPKTKPFLMYGLTEAFRSTFLPPSEVERRPDSIGKAIPNAEILVLREDGSPCAPNEPGELVHRGALVGLGYWNDAEKTAERFRPLPVHAPGREAGLVLPEIAVFSGDTVRMDEDGYLYFIGRRDEMIKTSGYRVSPTEVEEILYATRLVGECVAFGVDHDTLGQAIQVIVTPPAGNEINTAALLAECRMRMPAYMVPADIEVREGPLPRNPNGKIDRKTLSTAWVEKNAG from the coding sequence ATGCGAGATTCCGCCCTTCTACCCGAACTCATTTCTCTTGCCGCCGATCGCGATTCGGCGGCGCCAGCGCTGACTTACGGGAAGTCCACCTGGAACTATGGTCAGCTGCATGATGCGGTAGCAGGTCTTGCCGGCGGCCTCCTTGCGCTCGGCATTGAGCGTGGCGAACGCGTCGCCATCTATCTCGAGAAACGCTTCGAAACAGTGATCGCCAGTTTCGGCGCCCCGGCCGCCGGCGCTGTCTTTGTTCCCCTGAATCCGCTGCTCAAGCCCGAACAGGTGGGCTATATACTGCGTGACTGCGACGTTCGCGTTCTGGTCACTTCGCCCGAACGTTTAGATCTGCTGCGATCGACGCTTCCAGCCTGTCACGATCTGAGACATGTCGTTGTCGTGGACTCCGGTGAAAGTTCACCGCTTGTCGGCGCGCAGAATGCGCACCGCTGGAGCGAAATGCTCGAGCATCCACTCGTGGCGTGCCATCGGACGATCGATACCGACATACTCGGTATTCTCTACACCTCTGGCAGCACGGGTAAGCCTAAGGGCGTCGTTCTCTCGCATCGCAATATGGTTGCCGGCGCCAAGAGCGTGGCCTCTTACCTGGAAAATCACGCTGGCGACACGCTGCTCGCCGCTCTGCCTCTTTCATTCGATGCCGGGTTCAGCCAGTTGACTACCGCGTTTCATGTCGGGGCTAGGGTCGTGCTGTTGAACTACCTGTTGCCTCGTGACGTGCTCAAGGCCATCGTTCGTGAAAAGGTAACCGGCCTGACGGCGGTGCCGCCACTTTACATCCAGCTGACCCAGCTCGAGTGGCTCCCGGAAATCACCGAACACCTGCGCTACTTCGCCAACACTGGCGGCCGCATGCCACTCGAAACACTCGCAGCACTGCGCAGACACCTACCGAAGACCAAACCCTTTCTGATGTACGGGCTGACTGAGGCTTTCAGGTCGACCTTTCTCCCTCCGTCCGAGGTAGAACGACGCCCGGACTCGATTGGCAAAGCGATCCCCAATGCCGAAATTCTGGTGTTGCGCGAGGACGGCTCGCCCTGCGCGCCCAATGAGCCGGGCGAACTCGTCCACCGTGGTGCCCTGGTCGGCTTGGGCTACTGGAACGACGCCGAAAAAACCGCTGAGCGCTTCAGGCCGCTACCCGTTCACGCACCGGGACGCGAGGCTGGGCTCGTCCTCCCGGAAATCGCCGTGTTTTCGGGTGACACCGTCCGCATGGACGAGGACGGCTATCTATACTTCATCGGTCGCCGGGACGAGATGATCAAGACTTCCGGTTACCGCGTGAGCCCAACGGAAGTGGAGGAAATCCTTTACGCTACCAGGCTGGTCGGTGAATGTGTCGCCTTCGGCGTCGACCACGACACCCTGGGCCAAGCAATTCAGGTCATTGTCACCCCACCCGCCGGAAACGAAATCAATACGGCCGCCTTGCTTGCCGAGTGTCGCATGCGCATGCCAGCCTACATGGTACCGGCAGATATCGAGGTTCGCGAAGGCCCGTTGCCGCGGAACCCCAATGGAAAAATTGACCGAAAAACCCTGTCGACCGCGTGGGTCGAGAAGAACGCCGGTTGA